In the genome of Metabacillus litoralis, the window GTAGAACAGGGTATTGGTATAATTTTTGCTTCATATCTTCAAGTAATACATGATATTCAGTTTCTTTATTTACTTCGAAATAATGCTGTAAAAGCTCTTTGGCAAATAAGAAATAATCTTTTTCACTTGATGCCTCAGAAACAGCTTTTTGAAGAACCGCTTCATATTCAAGATTAGAAAGGTTGCTCTTATAGTAATGAAGCTGTTCTAGCAACATATTTAAAACGTTATTTGATAATTGGTGGAGGTTCTCCGGTTCTTCTACCTCAGAAGGAAGTTCCTGATCATCAGCTTCTTCTTCAGGCAGATGATCTTGTTCAAAGATGTCATCTATCAAATTCTCTTCTTCAACATCATGCTGCGCAGCAGAATCTTCTTTTTCTAACCCTTCGGTGTCTTCAATCATTTCCTGGTCCTCAGTATAAAGCCCATCTTCTTCTTTCATTTCTGAAGCCGATACTCTCTCTTCATCATTCATTAACGTTTCAAACAACTCGTTCATTTCGGAGTATGGCTCTGTGTCCTTCTGCTCATCTTCCGTTTCTTTGTTGTCGTCATGTTGAATTCCACTGATTTTATCGTCATCATTTTCTAGATCGACCACATCTCGACCCTCAAAAAGCTCAAGTAAAAAGTCATCCCCTAAATCAGTTTTCACCTTATCTTTAGAAGTTTCTTCTTGCTTATCATTTTCTTTAGAAACAGCAACCTCTTCTAGTGTCTTAGATTCAGGTTGTTCATCGTTTTGACTAGCATCTAATTGATCAAAAAATTCCTCTAGAAAATCTTGTTCACTTTCATTTTCTGATGTTTCCGGTTCAAATTCTACAAGCTCATTGTTTGGTTCTAATTCACTATCAGAAGGTGGAGCTTCTATCTCCTCCTCAGTTATGCTCTTAGGTGGGGATTCATCACTTTCTTCTGGAAGATCTACCTTTTCTTCCCTAGAATCAAATGAATCATCATGACTAAATTCATCTATGTTTTCCCCCTGTTCCAATTGAAAAAGAGCATCCCTTTTATTCAATAAATAACCTACTGCCATTAGAAGAACTAAGATAGCTGGGGCTGCTTGCCATATGGGCATTAATTGAATGGTGAAGGAAAAAAGCGCAGCACATAGTAAAGCTACACCTGCTAATACCATCTTACCGGCTTTATGTAACCCGAACGGAATAAAAAACAGAATTGGCACCAAAAGGATAAAACCAATAACTAACATTAAAAATATCTTCAAAATATCACCCCATTTAGTGATTAAGTAATTTTTCCTATATTTCTATCATTTATCCATGTATTTAACTAAAAAAAGACAAAAATCGACTATAACTTATTGTATAATAAAGTCGACCTATTTGAAAGAAGGTATTGGAATGAAATTCAAATTGGCAAAACTTTTCACCTATAACAAAGGGTTTACATTAATTGAAGTACTATTGTCTATTGTTATTTTTAGTATTTTAACTCTAGGTATGCTAGCACTTTTTTCACAGGCCATGACCTACACTCAAAAAAGTGAAAATGATACTTTAGGAGTATACGCAGCAAGGAATATGTTGAACTTTATGGAACAACAGAGCTTTGAGGAAATTAAAAAAATTTATATAGATCATTTAAAATCTAGAGGGGAAGGGTCTATTACTATTTTGAATAAAGGCATTTGTGAGGATTGGTATAAAGACATGGAAAGTGATGGATACGAACTATGTGATTTAGCTTTCAATCCAACCATAAACAATCGAGAAATTAATGTTTCTGTTGAACTAAAAAAGCATGATGATCAATCACTTCAAGATTTATTAATACCTATTAAGGTATTTGTTCAATGGGATAAAGACAACGAATCGACACTAGAGGGGTTTATTACAAATGAAAAACTTCGTTAAAGATATTCATAATGAAAAAGGTATATCCCTTATAGAAGTTATGACTACTCTTTTAATATCCTCAATAATTTTAGTTGTAGTCTATAATGTCTTTATTATGGGAATTAAGACGTATGAACGCGTTGGAGTTGAGGCTCAATTACGAGATGAAGCTGATTTTATTGTTTCTTCTATTTTGCAAGAACTTTACGATACACCTATTGATTCAGTTAGTAAATGTAAGGATGAAGAAAATTGCCTTGAAATTACACACAATAAATCATATCAATTAGATAGTAAATTCCCAACACTTATTCAGAAGAAATACAATATTGAATCCGAAACCATTACAATTAAATTAGAAAAAAACAATGTTAATATTTCCAAAATCAAAGAAACTGGAAATCTAGAAAAAGAAATTTATAACAGAAATTTACTCAACGATAAACATTCATTACTTTTTTTAAAAAAAATAAATAGTGACAATATCTTAGAAGATGTAAAATCTAAGATTAATGTTCACTGCCAGACAGAGAAAACAATACCTGATTCTCCTTGCAATCAGGGAATCATCCAAATTGTTCTTGAGTTACAGCACAAAAATTTCACAGAGGATAATTTTATTACTGTTGACCCAATTAAATTTGAAAGTGAATTTGGATTTTAAGCGAGGTAAATCAATGAATAGCGAAAAAGGACAAACACTAATTACTGTTCTAATGGTTTCTTTAATTTTCACCGTACTAGGTTTAACGATTGTTGCTGCGTCTATAAATAGTAACCAAAGAACAAACGTTAGAATTGAGGATATTGAGCTAACAGCTGAGGCAAACAAAAAGTTAAATGAGGGGATTGCTGAATTTATTCGAGTGGCTAGTAAAATTGAGTTAAAAGATCATGAACTGTACTCTGGTACTTTTGATTCTAATAACTTCGATTCAATAATCGAAAAATTAGCTGAGCAACACATTAATGTTAAAGATATTTCAAAGAGCGAGGAATATAAAATTCAAACAACTAAATATTTCACACGAATCTTTGAGTTTAGTTATCTTAGTAAAAATGATGACGCAGCATTTGCTAAACAAATCACTCGAAAAGTGTTCTTATCCCCAACACCTAGCTTTTTAAAATATGCCATCGGGTCTGGACCGGATGGCACAATTGATTTATTGGGCGCATCTGAAATAGATGGTGATCTCTTTTCAGGTAGCTTAAACACCAAAAATATAACAACGTTTGTGGATGTTAATGGAATACTTAAAGAAAAAGATACATTATACCCAAGAATTTATGGCAATATTTATCTAAAGAATACCTTTAATGGTTCAGACAGCTTCCCAACCACAATTGACCAATTGAAAGAAGTATTTGATGAGAAATCCAATTTGACTATTACAAAAGACACATCAGAATTCATTGAAGTAGACTTTGAAAACACAATGGCCCAACTATTTAACAAACTGTCTTATGGTTTTACTGACACAATGTTTGAATCTAAAGCTGATGTTCATTCATCATTAGAAAGTTTTCTTAGAAAATGTGCTAATCGAATCCGAACACCTAATATTGATATTGAGCCAACAATATCAGGAACTTGCTCAAACGAAATAGATCTTCTCTACTTTGATTTAGATAAAGGTAATGATTACTTTGACATTTTGGACAACAAAATCAAATCAAGTTCGAAAATACCTAGAACTTATGTTTATGCAAATGCTATAGGTAATTCCCAATTAGAAGAACCATCTACCTCTAACTACCGTCCACTTTATATTAAAGAAGGTAGTCTTAACATGCATGAGGATAGCTGGCTCATCGTTCACGGGGATTTATTTATTATTCCCCAAAATCGTACGATAGAATTAGATGGCAATATTATCGTAACAGGTAATTTGTATATTGAAGGTAATGATGACGAATGGAACAAGTCAGAAGATGATAATATAGAGGTTAATTCGACTATCTATGTCCTTGGTGAAACTGAAATTACCAATACAAATATTAAAGGATTAAACGATAAACAACTTGTTCTAATTTCCAAAGGTGATCTTCAAATTAATCGTATAAATGAATTTAAAAATTTACCAGAAGAGCTTATTGAAGTGGAGAAACTAGATGATTTAAAAGAAACAAAAGGGCTAGGTATACTTGACGCATACTTCTATACTCAAAAAAGGGCTGAGCTTTATGGGGTTGGATCATTATTTTTAATAAAAGGTGGATTATTCGCAAAGGAGCACCTTACTGTCAATGCCATTCGGCAAAATGAAATAAATAAGGAATCTGACAAAGATAATAAAATAGATCTTAATCAAAGTATTGACTCTGTTGCTTATCAAAGAAGATCAGATCAAAAATCCAGATTTCAGGTATTACAAGATTTAACTGTATTAACTGACCAAATAGACTCCTTGCCTAAGACTAATAGCTATCAAATCTACTTAAATGAGCCAATTATTATAAATGTTTCTGATTAACATTATAATCAGTATTTATCAAAAGAGGGAGCCAAAAATTAGCTCCCTCTTTTTTACCATTTACCAAAAGAATCTATGTTGTCACTACCATCAGGATCCTGACTGTCTCCCCTGTCACTAGGATCTTGATCCTCTTCTCCCGAATTACTATTTTTTTTGACAATAACGGTCATTGAATCTTTTATATTCGAATTTTCACTGGAAGTAGCTGTAATATCAGTATACCCAGCAGACTTACCTGTTACATACCATCCGTCACTCTTCTTTAAAATTTGAAGTGTTGTCGATATTGTATCTGAGGAAATAACCTCTTTAATCTCTTTATTAGTTGCATCTGAAGGATTAAAACGAAGATAATCTTCCACTTTAAATCTTTCACCAATATATATTGTTTTCTCCTTAGGAGAAAATTCAATACTCCTTAAAGGGATCCTAACTTCCACTTGATAAGGTATACCGGTCTTAGCTACTTTTCCAGAGTTATAAAGAACATCAAACGAGAAGTTATAAATACCAGCTGAACGAAATGTAAGCGGTAGTTCATAATGTAGAGAAGAATCTCCCTCACTAGGAGGATTTGGATTATAGAGTATATCTCTTAAACTCATGATAACTTCATTATCAGTTACGCTTACTGAATCATTTTCTTGAACAGTTACACCTTCTGGCAAATTAAATCTTATAAATCCATTAGACAGCGATGGATATTCTGCTGAAATACTCGCAGAAATATCTTTGAATATTTCAATAATATCATTGGAAGAGGCTCTTACTGCTTTTCCATTTGACATAGCTGAGAGCTCAGATAAATAACTCATATCTAATTGATTCTGATCACCGAACCCAATTGATAGCATCGTAATCTCATTATCTGCAAGAATCCGAGCTTGTTCACGACCATGTTCTTTAATCTTATCCGGGACACTCGGGTTATTATGAGAATATAGATACGGTCCGTATTGAGAATCAATAACGATACTGTTTATGTTAGAATTTGAATCATAAAGCAAGTTATAGTTTCCACTTAAAAAGTTCCTATTGTCAGAGATAACATACCAGTCATCATTATAAAATACAAACTTTCCGTCTAACATTTTATCTTTGTATTTACTATAACCATATATTCTTTCGTAATCATTATGCTGTATTAATTGATGATAATACCCATGAACATTTCCATATTTAGAAGAGTTCGTTGGTTTTCCATCGGTCATAAAAATGATATATTGATCCCTTTGACCACTGTATTTCCCATTATCTTTTGCATGAATTAACATATCTTTAGCTGCTTTCAATGCATCTGTATAGTTTGTTCCACCTTCAGCAGATGTTTGTCTTGCTTTGTTAGCTACTATATTAGGATTTGAATGAAGTCCATTAATCGTAGAGACATTATTTACATATGTATCGAAAGCCACTATGCCATAACGATCATCAAAGTCTTTTTTCGAATCAAAAAAGATTTCAACACCTTCTTCAACAGCATCCTGTGCTAGTGATAGTTTAGTATTATTCCTGCTTACAGGATCAGCCATTGAACCCGATTTATCAAAAACAATAACAACATCCATGGAATTCCGCTCATTTAACGATGCTGTTCCCCTAGGTAATAAATCAAAGATAACATTCGATGTTACTGAATGACCATTTTCAATTTCCAGTAATTGCTGTCCACCTACTGTCGCGTTAATTGAGAGGCCTTCTGCAGCCGACGCTTGATTAATAGATACAAATGATTGAATAACTAACAGGAGCACTATAAATATGGCTGTAAAATTCTTGTACATGCGTACTAAACCTCCCACGACATTTTCTAATCCAAAAGCATTAGAATAGGTATATAGTTCAATTATACCAGAGAAATTAGTCCAATATAATAGTCTCATATAAAATTTACATAAATACTACAATATTAGACTTTTATTGCGCAGGAAATATTCCCTTGTTTTTTAGTGAGTAATCAGGTCTAGCTAACATAACCTGCCACTCTATTTCGTCCAGCTCGTTTTGCACCTATATACATAGCACGGTCTGCATGACGTATTAAAGATAATGGGTCATCTGCATCATTTGGAGCTGTAGCTACTCCAAAGCTTGCTGTTACCAGAAGAGAATATGTTTGATTTACATTTTGTAGTGTGGTTTCAATAGTAAATGGTGTATCAGCTATATTTTGTCTTAGCTCTTCTGCTAATAGCAAGGTGTCTTCATTTTTATAACTCGGAAGCAGAACAACAAATTCCTCGCCACCATACCTAGCAACTGTTCCTCTTCCCCCAACAGTCTTCACAATTCTATTTGCCAATTCTATTAAGACCTCATTTCCCGCATGATGTCCATATGTATCATTTACTGATTTAAAATGATCTAGGTCTAATAAAATAATAGAAAGGGACTTATCTTCCTGACTGCTAATTAATTCGAATTCTTTCTGAAGTTCATTTTCTATAAATCGATAATTATATAACCCAGTAAGAGGGCAGTGCTCACTTTGTTTTTTTGTAATCTCATAATTTCTAGCATTTTCTATAGCAACACCGAGATATGTTGAAAGTAAGTCAATTAACATTAGCTGAGTTCGATCAAATGCCCTCTTTTTGTTGCTTGCTAAAATAACGATTCCAACCAAATCTTGATTTCTCTTTACAGGTACTCCTATAACACTTTCAACAGACTCCGGAAGCTGTGAATACTCAATATTCTTCCATTGCTTTCGTGAATGAAAAAGAACACTTTCTCTAATACCATACACATATCCAGATATTCCTTTTTTTGATGATTTATTGGTTCCTGGTTTTAGATGTATCATGCCATTTTCAAATTCTCTCACAATTTTCAGCTTATCTTGATCGTACACATCGATAATATAAGCTGCTTCAACCGGAATCATTTTCGTAATTTTCTCAATGAAGATATCAAGTACTTTCATTTTCTCTAACCTTTCAGTTAGCTGATGACCAATTTCACTAGCTTGCTGCAAGTAATGATTGATTTGATTGCTTTTATAGTAAAGAGTCAGAATAATAGATAATGTTAAAAGTGGTATACCTATAAAAAGAATCGATGCAATTCCGACTTCTAAATAAAGAAAATATAAAGCTACTCCAATTGGAAACACGATGATGGAAGTAAGGAATTCCCATAAAAAACTTCTTGTAAGAATTTCAAACCTTTCTTTAAACAGAAGTGATTTAATTGCATTTAATAATAATTGGTTTGAAAGAAAGATCGCTGCTTCGTAAGCAATAATTGCTGATAGAAAATGAGCACTGTATTCAGTTCCTCCATGAGTTCCGCCAACTAAATTGAATACGATCGCACCTATTATTGATATAGAAATAAAGAGTAAGGAGTTAAGAGGTATTCGGTACAGATCTTTTCTACTTATTCGCAGCTTACTTAAAAGTGCAATCAAAGCAACTTGAGTAAAAATAATCTCAACAAACAATCCAAAATAAAGAAAAACTGCTAATGAAACACCTTGAATATAGAACACTGGTGTATCATTAATAATGATCGGCCAGAAAGCAACCAGACACATTAATAAGAGAAAAGAAATAAGATCGAATTCCAGACCTGTTATGGTCGGAGGCGACATTTGATAGGAAATCCATAATAAAAAAGGAAAAGTAATAATCCATATAACCCATAATAAGAGTTGTCCCTTCCTATTCATCCTCTCGCCTCCTTTACAAAATAAGTATATCTTCCTATATTATACTAAATTTATAGAATATTCCCAAAAAAAATTTTATCTTTACTTTAATAATTATAGACCTTTAACATACAAGTTTATCTAACCAAATAGTTACGAACCTCTGAAATAAAATATAATGAACCCGTTATGATAATGATATCATCCTTTTTCCCTTGGTATAATTGGAGCAATTTTTCCAATATTTCCTGCCAAGATTCCGAATAACTCTTCTTCTGATGTTTACACACTGAGTAAAGTTTCTCCGATGCTTCAGCTCTCGGAAAATCAAAAGTCGTAAAATGCATGGTAGCAGCAATACTGCTTAGACGATCAATCATCTCTTTATACTCTTTATCTTTTAATGCACTAAATAAAATATGAACCTGTTTATCGTGGTAATGTCTAGTTACCGTTTCAATTAGACTCTCAATTCCTTCATTATTATGAGCCCCATCAACAATAATAACGGGATTATTATTAACCTGTTCAAACCTTCCCTTCCACATCGCCTTTAAAAGCCCTTTATAAATTTGATCGTCTGATACTGTTAGTTTGTTACGTTCCCGTAAATAATGTAGGGCTGAAACAGCTAATGCTGCGTTTTTTGTTTGATGCTGTCCCCTCATCTGAATTTTAAGGTTTTCCAATGAATAGCCTTCTGTTTCAACTGTAAACATTTCACCTCGCTCATAGGCGGAATGTTCGAGAATGTTAATTTCAGAACCAACACTTAACACCTCAGCATTTAATTGCTTTGCTCTATTCTTTATTACCTGAAGTGCTTCATCTTTTTCTACTGCTGTTAAGATTGGCACATTTTGTTTAATAATTCCTGCTTTTTCAGCAGCAATCTCAGTAATCGTATCACCCAATATATTCATGTGATCATAGCCTACATTCGTTATAATGGATAATAACGGGTTAATAATATTGGTCGAGTCCAATCGGCCTCCTAAGCCTGTTTCCAGTAGCAGAATATCAGGTTGATTCACCTTGCCGAAGTATAGGAACATCATTGTTGTAATAATTTCAAATTCAGTTGGTCCACCGAGCTCTGTTTGTTCAATTTTCTCAACGTATGGTTTTATTTCATTCACGAGATTTAACATATCTTCATCAGATATTGGCTCTCCATTTACACTAATCCGCTCATTAAAAGTTTCAATATAAGGTGATGTAAAAGTACCCACATTATAATTCGCTTCCTTTAGCATGTGTAGCATATAAGAGATTGTTGATCCCTTCCCATTTGTACCGGCAACATGAATGGTAGGAATGTTCTTTTCAGGATGTCCTAGTTCTTTTAAAAGCCATTCCATCCTTTTTAATCCAGGTTTAACTCCAAATTTTAATCGACCATGTATCCAATCCACAGCATCCTCATAACGGTTAAACATTGGTATCCTCCCTATAAAAACCATTTAAAAACTCGGGGGAACTAAAATTAGCACCACCCGAGTTCATCTCTTAGCCCTTTAGTTCTTGAATTCTGGCTAATACAATATCACGTTTTTCTCGATAATCGTTTTCTTTTGCTTTTTCCTCTTCAATAACTTTCTCAGGTGCTTTCTTTAAGAAGCCTTCATTGCCTAATTTCTTTTGAACGCGTTCTACTTCTTTATCAAGCTTTTCACGTTCTTTTTCAAGACGTTTGATTTCTTCTTCAATATTAATTAACCCTTCAATTGGTAAAATAATTTCAGCACCTGTAACAACAGCACTCATAGATTTTTCTGTTGAATCAACTTCTGTTGAGATGCTTAGAGAACTTGTATTACAGAATCTTTCAATATAAGCACGGTTGTTTTCAAGCTGTTTTAATACATCTTGATCTTTTGCTTTTATTCTCATTGGTATTTGCTTGCTCATTGGTGTGTTAACTTCTGCACGAATGTTACGAACAGCACGTATCACTTCAACTAATAACTTCATTTCTGTTGCTGCCGCGCGGTCTGTTAATTGTTCATTAACAGTCGGC includes:
- a CDS encoding type IV pilus modification PilV family protein, whose translation is MKFKLAKLFTYNKGFTLIEVLLSIVIFSILTLGMLALFSQAMTYTQKSENDTLGVYAARNMLNFMEQQSFEEIKKIYIDHLKSRGEGSITILNKGICEDWYKDMESDGYELCDLAFNPTINNREINVSVELKKHDDQSLQDLLIPIKVFVQWDKDNESTLEGFITNEKLR
- a CDS encoding PilW family protein, with amino-acid sequence MKNFVKDIHNEKGISLIEVMTTLLISSIILVVVYNVFIMGIKTYERVGVEAQLRDEADFIVSSILQELYDTPIDSVSKCKDEENCLEITHNKSYQLDSKFPTLIQKKYNIESETITIKLEKNNVNISKIKETGNLEKEIYNRNLLNDKHSLLFLKKINSDNILEDVKSKINVHCQTEKTIPDSPCNQGIIQIVLELQHKNFTEDNFITVDPIKFESEFGF
- a CDS encoding VWA domain-containing protein; the encoded protein is MYKNFTAIFIVLLLVIQSFVSINQASAAEGLSINATVGGQQLLEIENGHSVTSNVIFDLLPRGTASLNERNSMDVVIVFDKSGSMADPVSRNNTKLSLAQDAVEEGVEIFFDSKKDFDDRYGIVAFDTYVNNVSTINGLHSNPNIVANKARQTSAEGGTNYTDALKAAKDMLIHAKDNGKYSGQRDQYIIFMTDGKPTNSSKYGNVHGYYHQLIQHNDYERIYGYSKYKDKMLDGKFVFYNDDWYVISDNRNFLSGNYNLLYDSNSNINSIVIDSQYGPYLYSHNNPSVPDKIKEHGREQARILADNEITMLSIGFGDQNQLDMSYLSELSAMSNGKAVRASSNDIIEIFKDISASISAEYPSLSNGFIRFNLPEGVTVQENDSVSVTDNEVIMSLRDILYNPNPPSEGDSSLHYELPLTFRSAGIYNFSFDVLYNSGKVAKTGIPYQVEVRIPLRSIEFSPKEKTIYIGERFKVEDYLRFNPSDATNKEIKEVISSDTISTTLQILKKSDGWYVTGKSAGYTDITATSSENSNIKDSMTVIVKKNSNSGEEDQDPSDRGDSQDPDGSDNIDSFGKW
- a CDS encoding sensor domain-containing diguanylate cyclase, which produces MNRKGQLLLWVIWIITFPFLLWISYQMSPPTITGLEFDLISFLLLMCLVAFWPIIINDTPVFYIQGVSLAVFLYFGLFVEIIFTQVALIALLSKLRISRKDLYRIPLNSLLFISISIIGAIVFNLVGGTHGGTEYSAHFLSAIIAYEAAIFLSNQLLLNAIKSLLFKERFEILTRSFLWEFLTSIIVFPIGVALYFLYLEVGIASILFIGIPLLTLSIILTLYYKSNQINHYLQQASEIGHQLTERLEKMKVLDIFIEKITKMIPVEAAYIIDVYDQDKLKIVREFENGMIHLKPGTNKSSKKGISGYVYGIRESVLFHSRKQWKNIEYSQLPESVESVIGVPVKRNQDLVGIVILASNKKRAFDRTQLMLIDLLSTYLGVAIENARNYEITKKQSEHCPLTGLYNYRFIENELQKEFELISSQEDKSLSIILLDLDHFKSVNDTYGHHAGNEVLIELANRIVKTVGGRGTVARYGGEEFVVLLPSYKNEDTLLLAEELRQNIADTPFTIETTLQNVNQTYSLLVTASFGVATAPNDADDPLSLIRHADRAMYIGAKRAGRNRVAGYVS
- a CDS encoding bifunctional folylpolyglutamate synthase/dihydrofolate synthase is translated as MFNRYEDAVDWIHGRLKFGVKPGLKRMEWLLKELGHPEKNIPTIHVAGTNGKGSTISYMLHMLKEANYNVGTFTSPYIETFNERISVNGEPISDEDMLNLVNEIKPYVEKIEQTELGGPTEFEIITTMMFLYFGKVNQPDILLLETGLGGRLDSTNIINPLLSIITNVGYDHMNILGDTITEIAAEKAGIIKQNVPILTAVEKDEALQVIKNRAKQLNAEVLSVGSEINILEHSAYERGEMFTVETEGYSLENLKIQMRGQHQTKNAALAVSALHYLRERNKLTVSDDQIYKGLLKAMWKGRFEQVNNNPVIIVDGAHNNEGIESLIETVTRHYHDKQVHILFSALKDKEYKEMIDRLSSIAATMHFTTFDFPRAEASEKLYSVCKHQKKSYSESWQEILEKLLQLYQGKKDDIIIITGSLYFISEVRNYLVR